In Devosia beringensis, a single window of DNA contains:
- a CDS encoding response regulator has product MWDGTRERAAAGWVLVVEDDVLIAMTVEDIVRELGFRHVTVAYHHGQALEAIAMFTPSLAVLDITLADGTDDFSIADALSARGAPFVFYSGRGVADLPERHRRRPFVGKPAPGDVLAGTIRRALSN; this is encoded by the coding sequence ATGTGGGACGGTACGAGAGAGCGCGCGGCGGCCGGTTGGGTGCTGGTTGTCGAAGACGACGTGCTCATCGCCATGACGGTGGAGGACATCGTGCGCGAACTCGGCTTCCGGCATGTCACGGTGGCCTATCACCATGGCCAGGCCCTTGAGGCCATCGCCATGTTCACACCCAGCCTGGCGGTGCTCGACATTACCCTGGCGGACGGGACCGACGATTTCTCGATTGCTGACGCGCTGTCGGCGCGTGGAGCGCCTTTCGTATTCTATAGCGGGCGTGGCGTGGCAGACCTGCCCGAACGGCACCGCCGCCGCCCCTTTGTCGGCAAGCCGGCGCCGGGCGACGTGTTGGCCGGTACGATCAGGCGGGCTCTGTCGAACTAG
- a CDS encoding leucyl aminopeptidase family protein produces the protein MTDRKTLPIIVIAEGKVAEAALSPANLAWAMANGFTGQRGQLLALPGDDGAVSGHLFGSGPEAGRSALVLGLAGAALAEGDYHLEGAYGDAVLAAVGFRLGAYRFDRYRKAKAAPRLVAPAGADVAEIDRLVEAAVLARDLVNTPTNDLGPDAFAAIIAEFAAARGMDCTAIVGNDLIAENFPMIHAVGRAGNQKPRLLDLRWGKESDPKVTLVGKGVTFDTGGLDIKNSAGMLLMKKDMGGAANVLGLTHAVVSAGLAVRLRVLIPIVENAISSESFRPGDVLTSRKGLTVEIGNTDAEGRLILADALALADEEAPELLLDMATLTGAARVALGPELPALYSTDDGLARELMAAGLTADDPLWQMPLWSPYDAMMASKIADVNNAGSGGFAGSITAALFMRRFVEKAKAWVHLDIMAWAPEARAGRPFGGTDHGIRAVYGVLKQRYPKR, from the coding sequence ATGACAGACCGCAAGACCCTCCCCATCATTGTCATTGCAGAAGGCAAGGTCGCCGAGGCGGCGCTGTCGCCGGCCAATCTGGCCTGGGCCATGGCCAATGGCTTTACCGGTCAGCGCGGACAGTTGCTGGCGCTGCCGGGCGATGATGGTGCGGTTTCCGGCCATCTGTTCGGCAGCGGGCCGGAAGCGGGGCGCTCGGCACTGGTGCTGGGGCTGGCCGGGGCAGCGTTGGCCGAGGGTGATTATCACCTCGAAGGCGCGTATGGCGATGCGGTGCTGGCTGCTGTCGGCTTCCGGCTGGGCGCCTATCGCTTCGACCGCTATCGCAAGGCCAAGGCCGCCCCGCGCCTGGTGGCGCCGGCGGGCGCCGATGTCGCCGAGATCGATCGGCTGGTCGAGGCAGCCGTGCTGGCGCGCGACCTGGTCAATACGCCGACCAATGATCTGGGGCCGGATGCCTTTGCTGCCATCATCGCCGAGTTCGCCGCGGCGCGCGGCATGGACTGCACGGCCATTGTCGGCAATGACCTGATCGCCGAGAATTTCCCGATGATCCATGCGGTGGGTCGTGCGGGCAACCAGAAGCCGCGGCTGCTCGACCTGCGCTGGGGCAAGGAGAGCGACCCCAAGGTGACGCTGGTGGGCAAGGGCGTCACCTTTGATACGGGCGGTCTCGATATCAAGAACTCGGCCGGGATGCTGCTGATGAAGAAGGATATGGGCGGGGCCGCCAATGTGCTGGGCCTGACCCATGCCGTGGTCTCGGCGGGCCTGGCCGTGCGGCTGCGGGTGCTGATCCCGATTGTCGAGAATGCCATCAGCAGTGAAAGTTTCCGGCCCGGCGATGTGCTGACCTCGCGCAAGGGCCTCACGGTCGAGATCGGCAATACCGATGCGGAGGGCAGGCTGATCCTGGCCGATGCACTGGCGCTGGCCGACGAGGAGGCGCCCGAGCTGCTGCTGGACATGGCGACGCTGACCGGCGCGGCGCGGGTGGCGCTGGGGCCGGAACTGCCGGCGCTCTATTCCACCGATGACGGGCTTGCGCGCGAGCTGATGGCGGCGGGCCTGACGGCGGACGATCCGCTGTGGCAGATGCCGCTATGGTCGCCCTATGACGCCATGATGGCGTCCAAGATCGCCGATGTGAACAATGCCGGCAGCGGCGGCTTTGCCGGTTCGATCACCGCGGCGCTGTTCATGCGGCGGTTTGTGGAAAAGGCCAAGGCCTGGGTGCATCTGGACATCATGGCCTGGGCGCCCGAAGCACGGGCCGGGCGCCCGTTCGGCGGCACCGATCATGGCATCCGCGCCGTCTATGGCGTGCTCAAGCAGCGTTATCCCAAGCGCTGA